A genomic window from Chitinophaga pollutisoli includes:
- a CDS encoding antitoxin Xre-like helix-turn-helix domain-containing protein, giving the protein MPHAIALQKEKYSVLHRFMGLELGNLYRLVTSAHKGVKTKVFYDFAETIKMPEKELAGIINLSARTISNYKDQQKVLEPIYSEHLLKLISLYEKGETIFGTVDEFSYWLKKPFWSARETPMDWLVTPGGVDIIAEELDKLAEGYPV; this is encoded by the coding sequence ATGCCTCATGCCATCGCTTTACAAAAGGAAAAGTACTCCGTGCTGCACCGCTTTATGGGCCTGGAGCTGGGGAACCTCTACAGATTGGTGACTTCCGCGCACAAAGGCGTCAAAACCAAGGTGTTTTACGACTTCGCGGAAACCATCAAAATGCCGGAAAAGGAACTGGCAGGGATTATTAACCTGTCGGCCCGTACCATCAGCAATTACAAGGATCAGCAGAAAGTGCTGGAACCCATATACAGCGAGCATCTGCTCAAACTCATCTCGCTATACGAAAAAGGAGAAACCATATTCGGCACCGTGGATGAATTCAGTTACTGGTTGAAGAAACCGTTCTGGAGCGCCCGCGAAACACCGATGGACTGGCTGGTAACCCCCGGAGGCGTGGATATTATCGCTGAAGAGCTGGACAAGCTCGCCGAAGGATATCCGGTCTGA
- the scpB gene encoding SMC-Scp complex subunit ScpB, with amino-acid sequence MEISQLIPHVEALIFAADRPLPAADILELLNNALAFLEDRATPEQVDAAIEAIQEKYSSEFYAFSVRQSGGGYQFLTKREYYQTVAQINGEKFLKRLSTAALETLAIIAYKQPISKGEIEHIRGVSTDYSITKLLEKELIVISGRSEELPGKPLLYSTSKAFMDYFGLNSPADLPKLKEVFEEDFVPPTQLTLEAVETLEVDEETLPDGHLIVTESGELTETTTIVMEDEPSEEHIASPDATTGDGGGDDNGGEEEDDPHAAGNSAGGDPEMADSGEDSEDELDEDGEIEAMLRGDEKDGEDEEDDEDEEEEEEEEDDDDDDDEEEEDDDEDEDDDDDDDNDDDEDDDDDEEEEEEAPGTVPYKDDAYDDNDTEKADDAEQETEDADDRLNDEEDEDENEEGKEGNY; translated from the coding sequence ATGGAAATCTCACAGCTCATCCCGCACGTTGAAGCCCTGATCTTCGCCGCCGACAGGCCCCTGCCTGCCGCCGACATCCTGGAGTTGCTCAACAATGCGCTGGCTTTCCTGGAAGACCGCGCCACGCCTGAGCAGGTGGATGCCGCTATCGAGGCCATCCAGGAAAAGTACAGCTCCGAGTTTTATGCTTTCAGCGTGCGCCAGAGCGGCGGTGGTTACCAGTTCCTCACCAAAAGGGAATATTACCAGACCGTGGCGCAGATCAATGGCGAGAAATTCCTCAAAAGGCTGTCTACCGCCGCGCTGGAAACCCTGGCCATCATCGCATACAAACAACCCATCTCCAAAGGAGAAATCGAACATATCCGCGGCGTCAGCACCGATTATTCCATCACCAAGCTGCTGGAAAAGGAGCTGATCGTCATTTCCGGCCGTTCTGAAGAATTACCCGGCAAGCCACTCCTGTATTCCACATCCAAGGCGTTCATGGATTATTTCGGCCTCAATTCGCCGGCCGATCTGCCCAAGCTGAAGGAAGTGTTCGAAGAAGATTTCGTACCGCCCACCCAGCTTACCCTCGAAGCCGTGGAAACCCTGGAAGTGGACGAAGAAACCCTGCCCGACGGGCACCTCATCGTGACCGAATCCGGCGAGCTCACCGAAACCACGACCATCGTCATGGAAGATGAGCCATCCGAAGAACATATCGCATCTCCCGATGCAACTACCGGCGACGGCGGTGGCGACGATAACGGCGGGGAGGAAGAAGATGATCCGCACGCGGCGGGCAACAGCGCCGGCGGCGATCCTGAAATGGCCGACAGCGGGGAAGATTCCGAAGACGAACTGGACGAAGACGGCGAGATTGAAGCCATGCTCAGAGGAGATGAGAAAGACGGGGAAGATGAGGAAGACGATGAAGACGAAGAAGAAGAAGAAGAAGAAGAAGATGATGATGATGATGACGATGAGGAGGAGGAGGACGACGACGAGGATGAAGACGATGATGACGACGATGATAATGATGATGATGAGGACGACGACGACGACGAAGAAGAAGAGGAAGAGGCGCCGGGTACCGTGCCGTACAAAGACGACGCTTACGACGATAATGATACCGAGAAGGCGGACGACGCTGAACAGGAAACCGAAGACGCCGACGATCGTCTGAACGATGAAGAGGATGAAGACGAGAATGAGGAGGGTAAAGAAGGGAATTATTGA
- the atpG gene encoding ATP synthase F1 subunit gamma, which translates to MSGQLKEVRNRIKSIQSTQQITKAMKMVSAAKLRRAQDAIVQMRPYAEKLQEMLQNIVSNTEGDIDMALAANRQVENVLIVVITSDRGLCGAYNTNVIKLAKQTIREKYAAQYAKGHVEVLPIGKKAWEHFVKNGYKVNERFWNLFSHLTFDQVKAAAAVGLEGFVKGEFDAVDIVYSEFKNAATQRYKVEQFLPIAKVESVEGKGRKADFIYEPEKDALIAELMPKILNTQFFKAVLDAHASEHGARMTAMDKATDNAGELLRSLKIEYNRARQAAITTELTEIVSGAAALVG; encoded by the coding sequence ATGTCTGGACAGCTTAAAGAAGTTCGCAACCGTATTAAATCCATCCAGTCTACCCAGCAGATCACCAAAGCCATGAAAATGGTGAGTGCTGCCAAGCTGCGCCGCGCGCAGGATGCTATCGTTCAGATGCGCCCGTATGCGGAGAAACTGCAGGAAATGCTGCAGAACATTGTCAGCAATACCGAGGGAGACATCGACATGGCGCTTGCCGCCAATCGCCAGGTGGAGAACGTGCTGATCGTAGTGATCACCTCCGACCGCGGGCTTTGCGGGGCGTATAACACCAACGTCATCAAGCTGGCCAAGCAGACCATCCGCGAAAAATACGCCGCGCAATACGCGAAAGGCCATGTGGAAGTGCTCCCGATCGGCAAAAAAGCCTGGGAACATTTCGTAAAGAACGGCTATAAAGTGAACGAGCGCTTCTGGAACCTCTTCAGCCACCTCACCTTCGACCAGGTGAAAGCCGCCGCAGCCGTAGGGCTCGAAGGTTTCGTGAAAGGAGAATTCGACGCAGTGGATATCGTGTACAGCGAATTCAAGAACGCCGCTACCCAGCGCTATAAAGTAGAGCAATTCCTCCCCATCGCCAAGGTGGAGAGCGTGGAAGGGAAAGGCCGCAAGGCTGATTTCATCTACGAGCCGGAGAAAGACGCGCTGATCGCCGAGCTGATGCCTAAGATCCTTAACACCCAGTTCTTCAAAGCCGTTCTCGACGCCCACGCTTCCGAGCATGGCGCGCGCATGACTGCGATGGACAAGGCGACCGATAACGCCGGCGAACTGCTCCGCAGCCTCAAAATCGAATACAACCGCGCCCGTCAGGCAGCCATCACCACCGAGCTCACCGAGATCGTGTCTGGCGCCGCAGCGCTTGTGGGGTAA